A section of the Rhizobium sp. SSA_523 genome encodes:
- a CDS encoding TIGR02302 family protein has translation MSLIRKGAFDAHPALARRVATKRSLARWVLFCERLAPLLLAPATVLALFLAAAWFGLFRQLPDLGRWVAFGLFVFAFLTTILPLGRLRWPSATDADHLLEERNHLPHQPVSVQEEEPAFDNPVARALWKEHQLRMARRIAALDAGLPQPDIARHDRFALRAVPALLLAAAFGYSYSNGGGSVSDILRPSAPALSVNPDLRIDAWLTPPGYTGRPPIFLTGREAPVADTVKVAQFAELTVRVTGGQGGESVTFAPLEGGPEQMLPQDETAGDKARTAAAPAGAPPVERTASASAPPRTYKMKINESGDLTVNGQQWMFDVVPDRAPEIAFDKQPRRAVNGALEIGFLGKDDYGVQKAFALIEPAEAPAAGAQPLYPLPEYKLDIPRQNARDIKGTSSRNLTEHPLSGKRVRITLVAVDGAGQEGRSPAIEMVLPARRFVEPLAAAIAEQRQVFALDVRQMPKAIALNEALAIRPEETIPKLSHYLLIRSAQERMRLSRNEEQLKDTADYLWQIALGIEDGDLSLAERRLRDAQQALSEALENNASDEEIAKLMQELREAMQNFMSELAERMQNMPQGQQNMEAQNVIRQRDLQNMMDQIENLARSGNKDAAQQMLSELQRMMNNLQAGRMQRPQQGQQQASPMRQQIDKLGELMQEQQRLMDQTFQLNQALRDRMQRGDPNQPYDQGQQQQGQQGQQQQGQQQQGQQQQGQQGQQGQNPSDQMTAEQLREALKNLRAQQEGLGKKLQELQQGLKELGMDPGPGFGEAGREMGNAGEALGEGQGDQAVEGQGNALNALRQGAQSMMQQMMQAMQGQGQGQGQQPGPGQGLASQGGQNGRDPLGRPRATTGPEFGDQVKVPDEIDVQRAREILDAIRNRLGNSLSGEAERRYLERLLDIR, from the coding sequence TTTGATGCGCATCCCGCTCTCGCGCGGCGCGTGGCGACGAAACGATCGCTGGCCCGCTGGGTGCTGTTCTGCGAGCGGCTCGCCCCCCTCCTGCTGGCGCCTGCGACCGTGCTTGCTCTGTTTTTGGCCGCCGCCTGGTTCGGCCTCTTCCGTCAACTTCCCGATCTGGGGCGCTGGGTCGCCTTCGGCCTCTTCGTCTTCGCCTTTCTCACCACCATTCTGCCGCTTGGTCGCCTGCGGTGGCCGAGCGCAACCGATGCCGATCACCTGCTGGAAGAGCGCAACCATCTGCCGCACCAGCCGGTCTCGGTGCAGGAAGAAGAACCTGCCTTTGACAATCCGGTCGCGCGCGCGCTCTGGAAAGAGCATCAATTGCGCATGGCTCGCCGCATTGCCGCGCTCGATGCCGGCCTGCCCCAGCCGGACATTGCCCGCCATGACCGTTTCGCGCTGCGCGCCGTGCCGGCCCTGCTCCTGGCTGCCGCCTTCGGCTATTCCTATTCCAATGGTGGCGGCAGCGTATCCGATATCCTGCGCCCCTCGGCCCCCGCGCTCAGCGTCAATCCGGACCTGCGCATCGACGCGTGGCTGACCCCTCCGGGCTATACCGGGCGCCCGCCGATCTTCCTCACCGGCCGTGAGGCCCCTGTCGCCGATACGGTGAAGGTCGCGCAATTTGCCGAGCTGACGGTGCGCGTCACCGGCGGCCAGGGCGGCGAAAGCGTGACCTTTGCGCCGCTGGAAGGCGGGCCGGAGCAAATGCTGCCGCAAGACGAGACGGCCGGCGACAAGGCCCGTACGGCTGCCGCGCCGGCTGGCGCGCCGCCTGTCGAACGCACCGCCAGCGCCAGCGCGCCGCCCCGCACCTACAAGATGAAGATCAACGAGAGCGGCGACCTGACCGTCAACGGCCAGCAATGGATGTTTGACGTCGTTCCCGATCGCGCCCCTGAGATCGCCTTCGACAAGCAGCCGCGACGAGCGGTGAACGGCGCCCTGGAGATCGGCTTTCTCGGCAAGGACGATTACGGTGTCCAGAAGGCTTTCGCGCTGATCGAACCGGCGGAGGCCCCGGCAGCCGGTGCGCAACCACTCTATCCGCTCCCCGAGTACAAGCTGGATATTCCGCGCCAGAACGCGCGCGATATAAAGGGCACCAGCAGCCGCAATCTGACCGAGCATCCTCTGTCCGGAAAGCGCGTCCGGATCACGCTGGTCGCTGTCGACGGCGCCGGCCAGGAAGGCCGAAGCCCGGCGATCGAGATGGTCCTGCCGGCCCGTCGCTTCGTCGAACCGCTGGCCGCGGCCATCGCCGAGCAGCGGCAGGTCTTTGCCCTGGATGTGCGACAGATGCCAAAGGCAATTGCCTTGAACGAAGCGCTCGCCATCCGGCCTGAAGAGACCATTCCGAAACTGTCGCACTATCTGCTGATCCGGTCCGCGCAGGAGCGCATGAGGCTGTCGCGCAATGAGGAGCAGCTGAAGGATACCGCCGATTACCTCTGGCAGATCGCGCTCGGCATAGAAGACGGCGACCTGTCGCTGGCCGAGCGGCGGCTGCGCGATGCCCAGCAGGCGCTATCGGAGGCGCTGGAGAACAATGCCTCCGACGAGGAAATCGCCAAGCTCATGCAGGAGCTGCGGGAGGCGATGCAGAACTTCATGTCGGAACTGGCCGAGCGCATGCAGAACATGCCGCAGGGACAGCAGAACATGGAGGCGCAGAATGTGATCCGCCAGCGCGATCTGCAGAACATGATGGACCAGATCGAAAACCTGGCCCGTTCCGGCAACAAGGATGCCGCCCAGCAGATGCTGTCGGAACTGCAGCGCATGATGAACAACCTCCAGGCCGGCCGCATGCAGCGCCCGCAACAGGGCCAGCAGCAGGCCAGCCCGATGCGCCAGCAGATCGACAAGCTTGGCGAGCTCATGCAGGAGCAGCAGCGCCTGATGGATCAGACCTTCCAGCTGAACCAGGCCCTGCGCGACCGCATGCAGCGCGGCGATCCCAACCAGCCTTACGACCAGGGCCAGCAACAACAGGGCCAGCAAGGCCAGCAACAACAGGGCCAGCAGCAGCAAGGGCAACAGCAGCAGGGCCAGCAGGGGCAGCAGGGGCAGAACCCGAGCGACCAGATGACGGCCGAGCAGTTGCGCGAGGCGCTGAAGAACCTTCGGGCGCAGCAGGAAGGGCTGGGCAAGAAACTTCAGGAACTCCAGCAGGGCTTGAAGGAGCTCGGCATGGATCCCGGTCCCGGTTTCGGCGAGGCCGGTCGGGAAATGGGCAATGCCGGAGAGGCCTTGGGCGAAGGTCAGGGCGATCAGGCTGTCGAAGGTCAGGGCAATGCGCTGAACGCGCTGCGCCAGGGCGCGCAGAGCATGATGCAGCAGATGATGCAGGCGATGCAGGGCCAGGGACAGGGTCAAGGTCAGCAACCGGGACCCGGCCAGGGCCTGGCCTCGCAGGGCGGGCAGAACGGCCGCGATCCACTCGGACGGCCGCGGGCGACCACCGGTCCCGAATTCGGCGATCAGGTGAAGGTCCCGGATGAAATCGATGTGCAGCGCGCCCGCGAAATCCTCGATGCGATCCGCAACCGCCTGGGCAACAGCCTGTCTGGCGAAGCCGAGCGCCGTTATCTGGAACGCCTGCTGGACATTCGTTGA